Proteins encoded within one genomic window of Actinomycetota bacterium:
- a CDS encoding DMT family transporter produces MNRKIWIAMLLAAFGWGTGGVATRSVLLHGVDPFTLISIRYLLSAFLLAGWLLWRRSLTANRGAWLAGLAIGIVNMSGPTVFFTLSLQHISAGLGGLLVTLVPIATAVWAHFLLADEPFSAKKLGGLVVAFAGVAVLIATGESGITGGNPLLGVAWSGLGIFLASLGGVLSRTYTQRYSVAELAGPQFVVAAGASLLVAEILGTTSIGAIGAVSWGLLGYLATIGTVVPFVGFLWVVQRTTATHASLIGYLVPLVSLVTGAVFLSERLTVVIGLAAVLILVGVVMVDRTDTPRPVVP; encoded by the coding sequence GTGAACAGGAAGATCTGGATCGCGATGCTGCTGGCGGCGTTCGGGTGGGGTACCGGCGGCGTTGCCACGCGCAGCGTCCTGCTCCACGGCGTCGACCCGTTCACCCTGATCTCCATCCGCTACCTGCTGTCCGCCTTCCTGCTGGCCGGATGGCTCCTGTGGCGAAGAAGCCTGACGGCCAACCGTGGAGCGTGGCTCGCTGGACTCGCCATCGGGATCGTGAACATGTCGGGACCGACGGTCTTCTTCACCCTGAGCCTCCAGCACATCTCAGCCGGCCTCGGGGGCCTGCTCGTCACGCTCGTGCCGATCGCGACGGCGGTCTGGGCACACTTCCTCCTCGCCGACGAGCCGTTCAGCGCCAAGAAGCTCGGCGGTCTCGTTGTCGCGTTCGCCGGTGTGGCCGTGCTGATCGCAACCGGCGAGAGTGGCATCACCGGAGGTAATCCACTGCTCGGCGTCGCCTGGTCCGGCCTGGGGATCTTCCTGGCTTCGCTCGGCGGTGTGCTGAGCCGCACCTACACGCAGCGCTACAGCGTTGCCGAGCTCGCAGGTCCACAGTTCGTCGTCGCCGCCGGCGCGTCCCTGCTTGTGGCCGAGATCCTCGGAACGACGTCGATCGGTGCGATCGGAGCAGTCTCGTGGGGGTTGCTCGGCTACCTGGCGACGATCGGAACCGTGGTGCCGTTCGTCGGGTTTCTCTGGGTCGTGCAGCGAACCACTGCAACACATGCCTCACTGATCGGCTACCTGGTCCCCCTGGTCAGTCTGGTCACCGGGGCGGTTTTCCTGTCCGAGCGTCTCACCGTCGTCATCGGCCTCGCTGCAGTTCTGATCCTCGTGGGAGTTGTCATGGTGGACCGTACGGACACCCCTCGACCGGTGGTGCCGTAG
- a CDS encoding helix-turn-helix domain-containing protein — translation MDPAFVWQRPSPPPPPRGWITLEQASDLAGVPATTIRNWARKRKVSTKMDGDVRLVLRDDVIERAHHLGHPHSRAKQVPPAQASPPTPPEPPVPEGSMLVPVDEWRRILNQLGNLHEAGQQLADARERAAKAETEAQFLKERVRELRGRLEDAAKPPPAPPQPAPRPEPVPSADPVPETRDPGPFWLYIVRRWGTRKR, via the coding sequence ATGGACCCCGCATTCGTCTGGCAGAGGCCCAGCCCTCCCCCACCTCCGCGTGGTTGGATCACGCTGGAGCAGGCGTCCGACCTTGCCGGCGTTCCCGCGACGACCATCCGGAACTGGGCCCGGAAGCGAAAGGTCTCCACGAAGATGGACGGAGACGTGCGACTGGTCCTGAGGGACGACGTGATCGAACGGGCACACCACCTGGGACATCCGCATTCGCGTGCCAAGCAGGTGCCTCCGGCCCAGGCTTCGCCGCCGACTCCGCCCGAACCCCCGGTGCCGGAGGGGTCGATGCTCGTCCCGGTCGACGAGTGGCGTCGGATCCTCAACCAGCTCGGCAACCTGCATGAGGCCGGGCAGCAGCTCGCCGACGCTCGCGAACGCGCCGCGAAGGCCGAAACCGAAGCCCAGTTCCTCAAAGAACGGGTGAGAGAACTGCGAGGGCGGCTCGAGGACGCGGCGAAGCCACCGCCGGCCCCGCCTCAGCCGGCGCCTCGACCCGAGCCGGTCCCCTCCGCCGACCCGGTTCCCGAGACCCGGGATCCCGGACCGTTCTGGCTCTACATCGTGCGACGCTGGGGAACCCGCAAGCGGTAG
- the rpiB gene encoding ribose 5-phosphate isomerase B, with amino-acid sequence MPSEQEVRELVRAAVEALTEPAPSPVTSSTEIASGPVAIAVGSDHGGFPLKEKIAFSLRERGYDVHDCGTGGNEPVDYPEFAHAVARLVADGTCRWGIIVDGAGIGSCIVANKVPGIRAALCYDLSSARNSREHNHANVLTLGAGLIGTNLAMQIVDEWLATEWGPGRHERRVGLITEIDRRYRA; translated from the coding sequence ATGCCTTCGGAGCAGGAAGTACGCGAGCTGGTCCGCGCCGCCGTAGAAGCTCTGACCGAGCCTGCACCCTCCCCGGTGACGTCGTCGACGGAGATCGCCTCAGGTCCGGTCGCCATCGCCGTGGGCTCGGACCATGGGGGCTTTCCCTTGAAGGAGAAGATCGCCTTCTCGCTGAGGGAACGTGGCTACGACGTCCATGACTGCGGGACCGGGGGCAACGAGCCGGTGGACTACCCGGAGTTTGCCCACGCGGTTGCCCGACTCGTCGCCGACGGGACGTGTCGGTGGGGGATCATCGTCGACGGAGCAGGGATCGGATCCTGCATCGTCGCCAACAAAGTGCCCGGAATCAGGGCAGCCCTGTGCTACGACCTCTCTTCGGCCCGGAACAGCAGGGAACACAACCACGCTAATGTCCTCACTCTCGGCGCAGGCCTGATCGGAACCAACCTCGCGATGCAGATCGTGGACGAATGGCTGGCGACCGAATGGGGTCCGGGACGCCACGAACGACGAGTGGGATTGATCACCGAGATCGACCGCAGGTACCGCGCATGA
- the deoC gene encoding deoxyribose-phosphate aldolase has product MTNEELIEAITREILAGLHPDEELCDGACASHSPNKVREVVANGANRVSYHGSGADVPRDLAKYIDHTLLKPDATADDIDRLCAEAVEYGFAAVCVNPFWVRRCKTNLRGTDVKVASVVGFPLGSTPAEIKAFEARRVIRDGASEIDMVINIGALRSGDYDLVRDDIAKVSDACHESGALNKVIIEAALLTDEEKVIASSLAREAKADYVKTSTGFASSGATVHDVLLLRETVGPKMGVKAAGGIHTAEDVRDMVAAGATRIGASAGVQIVTGG; this is encoded by the coding sequence ATGACGAACGAAGAGCTGATCGAGGCCATCACGAGGGAGATTCTCGCGGGCCTGCATCCGGATGAGGAGTTGTGTGATGGCGCGTGCGCATCCCACAGTCCGAACAAGGTCCGCGAAGTGGTCGCCAACGGGGCGAATCGGGTCTCCTACCACGGGTCCGGTGCCGACGTTCCCCGAGACCTTGCCAAGTACATCGATCACACGTTGCTGAAACCCGACGCCACCGCAGACGATATCGACCGTCTGTGCGCGGAAGCGGTCGAATACGGTTTCGCGGCCGTGTGCGTCAATCCGTTCTGGGTCAGGCGATGCAAGACGAACCTGCGGGGCACCGACGTGAAAGTCGCCTCCGTCGTCGGGTTTCCCCTCGGTTCCACGCCCGCGGAGATCAAGGCGTTCGAGGCGCGGCGGGTCATCCGTGACGGGGCATCGGAGATCGACATGGTGATCAATATCGGAGCGCTCCGATCCGGCGACTACGACCTCGTGCGCGACGACATCGCGAAAGTGTCGGACGCCTGTCACGAGTCGGGAGCACTCAACAAGGTGATCATCGAGGCGGCGCTGCTCACCGACGAGGAGAAGGTGATCGCATCGTCGCTGGCGAGGGAGGCCAAGGCCGACTACGTGAAGACGTCGACGGGTTTCGCATCGAGCGGGGCCACCGTGCACGATGTGCTGCTGCTGCGCGAGACCGTCGGGCCGAAGATGGGGGTGAAGGCGGCCGGTGGTATCCACACGGCCGAGGATGTGCGAGACATGGTGGCGGCCGGAGCGACGAGAATCGGCGCATCGGCAGGCGTTCAGATCGTGACCGGAGGTTGA
- a CDS encoding BMC domain-containing protein has protein sequence MAEALGMIEARGFAAMVEAADAMVKAAKVELVSYEKTGGGYVTAVVRGDVAAVKAAIEAGVRNAEKVGEVIATHVIARPHTNVDLVLPLGRTEEAQAETS, from the coding sequence ATGGCTGAAGCGTTGGGGATGATCGAAGCCCGTGGCTTCGCAGCGATGGTCGAAGCGGCCGATGCGATGGTCAAGGCCGCCAAGGTCGAATTGGTGAGCTACGAGAAGACCGGTGGCGGGTATGTGACCGCAGTGGTACGTGGCGACGTCGCCGCCGTGAAGGCGGCGATCGAGGCCGGCGTCCGGAATGCAGAGAAGGTCGGCGAGGTCATTGCTACCCATGTCATCGCCCGTCCGCACACCAACGTCGACCTCGTGCTGCCGCTTGGTCGTACCGAGGAGGCGCAAGCCGAGACCTCCTGA
- a CDS encoding EutN/CcmL family microcompartment protein has product MFLARVAGTLVATRKEPSMEGLKFLVLRQLDVDDSETGGYVVAADAVGAGVGEVVMYATGSSARQTEMTNNRPCDAVVMAIVDTWEVGGDEKYHK; this is encoded by the coding sequence ATGTTTCTGGCGCGAGTCGCCGGGACGCTCGTCGCGACCAGGAAGGAGCCCAGCATGGAAGGGCTCAAGTTCCTGGTGCTGCGACAGCTCGACGTCGATGACAGCGAGACCGGCGGCTACGTCGTGGCCGCCGACGCTGTCGGTGCCGGCGTCGGAGAGGTCGTGATGTATGCGACCGGCAGTTCCGCCCGGCAAACCGAGATGACGAACAACCGGCCGTGTGATGCCGTCGTCATGGCGATCGTCGACACGTGGGAGGTCGGCGGCGACGAGAAGTACCACAAGTGA